One part of the Phragmites australis chromosome 3, lpPhrAust1.1, whole genome shotgun sequence genome encodes these proteins:
- the LOC133913805 gene encoding protein Brevis radix-like 4, producing MLACIACVKEGGGREDSGRSAGGVGDTPTCTDPVKSLTSQLKDMVLKLSGTHRQGAHQRRGGSPPPRGRATSLYRSGYYRPGVVQDDMAVPPATYLGGGASSASSTPAWDLPVRAEGEAREWVAQVEPGVQITFVSLPGGAGNDLKRIRFSREMYDKLQAQKWWGENNERIMELYNVRRFSRQVLPTPPRSDDGERESFYSQSQVGSAIGSPSPVPHTPDRISWAAFARPAAQPGGGGATRQHSFHPLSPPPPSSSNPSERAWQQQQQQRQNGAAGKSPAASEASDAARATTASRDDVSISNASELEVTEWIIQDEPGVYITVRELADGSRELRRVRFSRERFAELNAKLWWEENKERIQAQYL from the exons ATGCTGGCCTGCATCGCGTGCGTGAAAGAAGGCGGCGGCCGCGAGGACTCGGGGCGGTCGGCCGGCGGCGTTGGGGATACCCCGACCTGCACAGACCCCGTCAAGTCGCTCACCTCCCAG CTGAAGGACATGGTGCTGAAGCTGTCCGGCACGCACCGTCAGGGCGCGCACCAGAGGCGCGGCGGCTCGCCGCCCCCCAGGGGCCGGGCCACCTCCCTCTACCGCAGCGGCTACTACCGGCCGGGCGTGGTGCAGGACGACATGGCAGTGCCTCCGGCTACGTACCTGGGCGGCGGCGCGTCGAGCGCGAGCTCCACCCCGGCGTGGGACCTGCCTGTCCGCGCGGAGGGCGAGGCGAGGGAGTGGGTGGCGCAGGTCGAGCCGGGAGTGCAGATCACCTTCGTCTCCCTCCCCGGCGGCGCCGGCAACGACCTCAAACGCATCCGATTCAG CCGTGAGATGTACGACAAGTTGCAGGCGCAGAAGTGGTGGGGCGAGAACAACGAGCGGATCATGGAGCTCTACAACGTGCGGCGCTTCAGCCGCCAGGTGCTCCCCACCCCGCCGCGCTCCGACGACGGCGAG AGGGAATCGTTTTACTCTCAGTCCCAGGTGGGCTCGGCGATCGGGAGCCCGTCGCCGGTTCCCCACACTCCGGACAGGATCAGCTGGGCTGCTTTCGCGCGGCCGGCTGCCCAgcccggcggtggcggcgccacGCGGCAGCACAGTTTCCACCcgctgtcgccgccgccgccatcgtcgTCCAACCCTTCCGAGCGGGcctggcagcagcagcagcagcagcgccagAACGGAGCAGCCGGCAAGAGCCCGGCGGCCTCCGAGGCCAGTGACGCCGCGAGGGCGACCACCGCGTCGCGGGACGACGTGTCCATCAGCAACGCCAGCGAGCTGGAGGTGACGGAGTGGATCATACAGGACGAGCCCGGCGTGTACATCACCGTCAGGGAGCTCGCCGACGGCAGCAGGGAGCTGCGCCGCGTCCGGTTCAG CCGCGAGAGATTCGCAGAGCTGAATGCAAAGCTGTGGTGGGAGGAGAACAAGGAGAGGATACAGGCCCAGTATCTTTAA
- the LOC133913804 gene encoding uncharacterized protein LOC133913804, giving the protein MAAAAGCEALATYLGVSFALFLATLPGGASSGARHVASLQSRGRLLATRLLAAEDQLRQLRARRREDARANARAAEIFAGHRAAWMEAERRLLARTAAAGDEAASLRARLAEAEAEAAALRARVERLECEAAERDDLLTALLAATRSGGDAELRASEEERVLDAREEEQGPVDPADPCGAETTDAETLAAAAALYAQQRQKNEGFGDEFYTAASGMPPWTELSKGWQDLKYDTVESTYNTKHTAPWRESPWKVDVESSGVPAKLRLLEQELINLEKVVNGDLSKIPLVMRKQVKRYQTLAGKIDDLCKRMQTSDPCDSTLGSEFRTQRQTEFLLEAFHLQHRATETRQKLSTLQAETAKSSFGDELTAEAKMCTRRALSSIRNNFKEIQRSLEIWLARILGDLEGMLARDGASRIREYFLSPYASAVR; this is encoded by the exons ATGGCGGCCGCCGCGGGTTGCGAGGCCCTGGCCACCTACCTCGGCGTCAGCTTCGCGCTCTTCCTCGCCACCCTCCCGGGCGGCGCTTCCTCCGGCGCGCGCCACGTCGCGTCTTTGCAGTCGCGCGGCCGCCTGCTGGCGACGCGCCTGCTCGCCGCCGAGGACCAGCTCCGCCAGCTGCGCGCGCGCCGCCGCGAGGACGCCCGGGCCAACGCCCGCGCCGCCGAGATCTTCGCGGGCCACCGCGCCGCCTGGATGGAGGCCGAGCGCCGCCTCCTCGCGCGCACCGCGGCCGCAGGGGACGAGGCCGCGTCCCTCCGCGCGCGGCtcgccgaggccgaggccgaggccgccGCGCTAAGAGCGCGCGTGGAGCGGCTCGAGTGCGAGGCCGCCGAGCGCGACGACCTGCTCACCGCGCTCCTCGCGGCTACGCGCTCCGGCGGCGATGCCGAGCTCCGCGCCAGCGAGGAGGAACGAGTCCTCGACGCacgggaggaggagcaggggcCGGTGGATCCAGCCGATCCGTGCGGTGCTGAGACGACCGACGCTGAGACCCTGGCTGCGGCCGCGGCTCTCTACGCTCAGCAGCGGCAGAAGAACGAGGGCTTTGGCGACGAGTTCTACACGGCGGCGTCGGGAATGCCGCCTTGGACGGAGCTATCAAAAGGGTGGCAG GACCTGAAGTATGATACAGTTGAGTCAACATACAACACAAAGCATACTGCACCATG GAGAGAATCACCCTGGAAGGTGGACGTAGAATCATCAGGAGTTCCTGCTAAGCTTAGGTTGCTTGAGCAGGAATTAATTAACCTGGAAAAGGTAGTGAATGGAGATTTATCCAAGATTCCATTGGTGATGAGAAAGCAAGTGAAAAGATACCAAACTCTCGCTGGGAAAATTGACGATCTTTGCAAACGAATG CAAACAAGTGACCCTTGTGATTCAACACTTGGCTCAGAGTTTAGAACACAGCGGCAAACAGAATTCTTGCTGGAAGCATTCCACCTTCAGCATCGAGCAACTGAAACAAGGCAGAAGCTCAGCACACTGCAAGCAGAGACCGCAAAAAGCAGCTTTGGTGATGAGCTAACAGCAGAAGCCAAAATGTGCACAAGAAGAGCACTAAGTTCGATTAGGAATAACTTCAAGGAAATCCAGCGAAGCCTGGAGATTTGGCTGGCAAGAATTCTGGGAGACCTTGAGGGCATGCTGGCAAGGGATGGGGCCTCACGCATAAGAGAATATTTTCTGTCTCCGTATGCTTCTGCTGTTCGATGA
- the LOC133913806 gene encoding transcriptional repressor ILP1-like produces the protein MGFNPIQPNIRPRNPFSLSLSLCLSLIRAHTDLPPASATPSPLPGRRNPSRRRRLWFFSRGAVRASRAAGMSSNRKNFRRRADDGEEANGDGASLPKPTTATKTQTLTVPKSKSPPRRQGASRLSFADEEDEDDAEEGPFAQRRRPTASVRPARTASPAAASLHRLRPARERVRSTPVAAVAAVSAPKPSNFQSHAGEYTPERLRELQKNARPLPGSLMRAPPPTLATEPRSQSLAGAPASSTPATTTTAAATEPVVILKGLVKPMAEASIGPSKPLQKDAESEEEEEGPVIPDRATIEAIRAKRQQLQQPRHAAPDYISLDGGGVLSSRDAGGESSDEEDNETRGRIAMYTDKSSDGLRSTKGVFGGISSKGPAASLGALNDGIMEAEDDRDDDDDEEERKWEEEQFRKGLGRRVDDASTQRSANGAPATAQVQPQPFGYSVGSHYQPSLSGAVPAASVFASGSAELLSIAQQADVANKALQENIRKLRETHKTTASALVKTDTHLSEALSEISSLESGLQDAEKKFVYMQELRNYISVMCDFLNDKAFYIEELEEHMQKLHESRALAISERREADLADESGVIEAAVNAAISILSKGSSSAYLSAASNAAQAAAAAARERSNLPPELDEFGRDINLQKRMDHKRREENRNRKKAQSESKRLASAGKNDNIEQIEGELSTDESDSESTAYVSSRDELLKAADLVFSDAAEEYSSLRIVKDKFEGWKTQYPSAYRDAHVALSAPSVFTPYVRLELLKWDPLHEETDFLDMEWNKVLFNYGVQDNESAGDPSDADLNLIPVLVENVALPILHHRIKHCWDILSTQRTKNAVDAIIMVIDYLPTSSKGLHQLLATVNSRLTESIANLSVPAWGSMVTRTVPGAAQYAAYRFGVATRLLKNVCLWKGILAKSVFEKLALDELLRGKILPHMKSIILDVHDATTRAERIAAALSGVSSQSQKLQPFVDLVVELGNKLERRHTSGISEEETRGLARRLRNILVALNEYDKARAISKTFQLREAL, from the exons ATGGGCTTCAATCCGATCCAGCCCAACATTAGACCCCGCaaccccttctctctctctctctctctctgtctctctctcatccGCGCACACACCGATCTCCCACCCGCTTCCGCAACGCCATCTCCCTTGCCGGGTCGCCGGAAccctagccgccgccgccgcctctg GTTTTTCTCCCGTGGTGCCGTCCGGGCGAGCCGAGCGGCCGGTATGAGTAGCAACCGCAAAAACTTCCGCCGCCGCGCGGACGACGGCGAAGAAGCCAACGGCGACGGTGCCAGCCTTCCCAAGCCCACCACCGCCACGAAGACCCAAACCCTAACCGTCCCCAAGTCCAagtcgccgccgcggcgccagGGGGCGAGCCGCCTCAGCTTCGcggacgaggaggacgaggacgacgcCGAGGAGGGCCCTTTCGCGCAGCGCAGACGCCCGACGGCCTCAGTGCGCCCGGCTCGCACGGCGTCGCCTGCCGCGGCGTCGCTCCACCGCCTCAGGCCTGCCAGGGAGCGGGTGAGGAGCACGCCGGTGGCCGCCGTTGCGGCGGTGTCGGCGCCAAAGCCGTCCAACTTCCAGTCCCATGCTGGGGAGTACACCCCGGAGCGCCTCCGGGAGCTCCAGAAGAACGCCCGCCCGCTCCCTGGGAGTCTCATGcgtgcgccgccgccgactCTGGCAACTGAGCCCCGGTCGCAGAGTTTGGCTGGAGCCCCTGCCAGTTCCACTCCTgctaccaccaccaccgcagCTGCCACAGAACCAGTGGTTATTCTCAAAGGTCTGGTGAAACCCATGGCAGAGGCAAGCATTGGGCCAAGTAAACCATTGCAGAAGGATGCGGAAtctgaggaagaggaggaagggccTGTGATACCTGACCGCGCAACCATTGAAGCCATCCGGGCAAAGcggcagcagctgcagcagccaAGGCACGCTGCACCGGATTACATCTCCCTTGATGGTGGTGGTGTGCTCAGCAGCCGGGATGCTGGCGGTGAGTCCAGTGACGAGGAGGACAATGAGACGAGGGGTCGGATTGCAATGTACACTGATAAGTCAAGTGACGGCCTGAGGAGCACTAAAGGTGTATTTGGCGGGATCAGTAGCAAGGGACCTGCTGCCAGTTTGGGAGCTCTCAATGATGGGATCATGGAGGCTGAGGACGATAGggatgacgatgacgatgaggaagAGAGGAAATGGGAGGAGGAGCAGTTCAGGAAGGGGCTTGGTAGGAGGGTGGATGATGCTTCTACTCAGAGATCAGCAAATGGTGCACCAGCCACTGCGCAGGTTCAGCCGCAGCCATTTGGATACTCGGTGGGTTCCCATTACCAGCCCTCCCTTAGCGGTGCTGTTCCTGCAGCATCTGTTTTTGCATCAGGGAGTGCGGAGTTATTGTCCATCGCTCAACAAGCTGATGTTGCAAACAAAGCCCTGCAAGAGAACATCAGAAAGCTTAGGGAGACTCACAAGACAACAGCAAGTGCTTTAGTTAAGACCGACACACATCTTAGCGAAGCTCTTTCAGAAATATCTAGCCTGGAGAGCGGTTTGCAGGATGCAGAAAAGAAGTTTGTCTACATGCAGGAGCTCCGCAATTATATTTCCGTGATGTGCGATTTCTTGAATGATAAGGCGTTCTATATAGAGGAGTTGGAGGAGCACATGCAAAAACTGCATGAAAGTCGAGCTTTGGCTATTTCTGAGAGGCGTGAAGCTGACCTAGCTGATGAATCAGGTGTTATTGAAGCTGCTGTCAATGCGGCAATATCTATTCTTAGCAAAGGATCGAGCTCAGCTTACCTGTCCGCTGCATCAAATGCtgcgcaagcagcagccgctgCTGCTAGGGAAAGGTCAAACCTCCCACCTGAGCTGGATGAGTTTGGCAGAGATATCAATCTCCAGAAGCGTATGGATCATAAACGCAGGGAAGAGAACAGGAATCGAAAGAAAGCCCAGTCAGAGTCCAAGAGATTGGCATCAGCAGGGAAGAATGATAACATTGAGCAGATTGAAGGAGAGCTAAGCACTGATGAAAGTGACAGTGAGAGCACTGCTTATGTTTCCAGCCGGGATGAGCTGCTCAAGGCTGCTGACCTTGTGTTCAGTGATGCTGCAGAGGAATACTCAAGCCTTAGAATTGTCAAGGACAAGTTTGAAGGTTGGAAAACTCAGTACCCTTCGGCATACCGAGATGCTCATGTAGCTCTGAGTGCACCATCTGTGTTCACCCCTTATGTGAGACTGGAGCTTCTGAAGTGGGATCCCCTCCACGAAGAAACCGATTTCTTAGACATGGAGTGGAACAAGGTTCTTTTCAACTATGGTGTGCAAGATAATGAGAGTGCTGGAGATCCTAGTGATGCAGATTTGAACCTTATTCCAGTCTTAGTAGAAAACGTGGCTCTTCCTATTTTGCACCACCGCATTAAGCACTGCTGGGACATATTGAGTACCCAAAGGACCAAAAATGCTGTAGATGCTATTATTATGGTGATTGATTATTTACCAACGTCAAGCAAGGGCTTGCATCAACTATTGGCTACTGTGAATAGTCGTCTAACCGAGTCCATTGCTAACCTTTCAGTACCAGCCTGGGGATCAATGGTGACAAGGACTGTTCCCGGTGCTGCTCAATATGCTGCATATAGATTTGGAGTTGCAACACGTCTGCTTAAGAATGTATGTCTGTGGAAAGGCATCCTTGCGAAATCTGTTtttgagaagcttgctttagatGAACTACTGAGAGGGAAGATCCTTCCTCATATGAAGAGCATCATTCTGGATGTTCATGATGCAACCACTAGGGCTGAGCGAATAGCTGCTGCACTTTCAGGAGTGTCATCACAAAGTCAAAAGCTGCAGCCTTTTGTAGATCTGGTGGTTGAGTTAGGAAACAAGTTGGAGAGGAGACACACATCTGGCATAAGCGAGGAAGAGACACGCGGTCTGGCTCGTCGGTTGAGGAACATACTGGTAGCGCTGAATGAGTATGATAAAGCTAGAGCTATTTCAAAGACCTTTCAGCTCAGAGAAGCACTATAA